Genomic segment of Eretmochelys imbricata isolate rEreImb1 chromosome 11, rEreImb1.hap1, whole genome shotgun sequence:
ACTGAGATGTGTATATAAGTCACATTTGACTTTTTGAGGTTTCTAGCTgctaaaaaatattttagtttcgTTTGACAGAGTGAACTGTCACATGGACGGAACAAAACCTGGTAGCTGTAGGTGTTCCAGCTGGATCCAATCAACCATAATCCtctcagaggctgctgggaaTGGGAGGGGTTTGTGGCTTATACAAGGTAGACCCAGCTTGGGAGCACGTGTATATTGTTTGCTTCCTGAAGGATGGCTTCATTAAAGCTGGATGTGTGGAGTCTGATAAGTAGCCCAGGAAGGTTACAGCAGAGCCTTGGAGCAGAGTGGAAGAGAATACTGAAGAATGACAGACCCTTGGAAAGGAAGGTACTGTACCAAGGAAAGTTTGGGTACAGTATGGGCCTGCCTCCCTTTAAAGACTTGAATGCTGGGGGAGAAGGTCTTAATTGCACTTGAGAAACATGGAACATGCAGCACTTTTGGAATCTGGGACCAAAAGTAAAACGAGTGTTAAACTCTGGTAAAAATAAGTACCAATACACCTGTGTTTTAGGTACTACTACATTCTCTggcttccttccccctcctccacatTTCTGTGATAGTCAAGTCACCCTAGGCCAGCAGCCAATAATCTGGTGATAGGTAGCTAAATGCTTAGTTGTAACAATCTGTAAATGATTTAGTTCTTTCGTGTAGATGGGCCTTTACTGTCCTGACATTAATCTGATGGAAACAATTTtgctttataatttttttaagcatATACAGGAGGCATCAGGAATTTAAATAAAAGTATGCAATTTGTTTCAACCCTCTCCCTTTCGGTGGCTGCTACAGTCTGTCTTACTGATAAATACTGTGTAGCCAGTGCCCTCATCTGGCCATTCAAGATACTGCATGCAAAATTAAGGCAAGTGTTGAGAAAAATGACTAGGCCCATTTCACACAATTTTGCCAGTGCCAGATCTATTAATGTAATCTTTTATCATTATAAAAACTTATACTAGGAAGCACCTCAAGCTAGTAGTATTTGCAGTTCTGTGTGGATGCCCTCTGAATAGAAAGGCTGGTCTTTGTGGGAGTGTATATAAAATTGCCACCAGAATACCTCTCTCATtggtctgtgttttttttttttttttctttttaatgttaatGATCTGGCTGGAGGAAGCACGTATGGAAGAAGTAGAGGGGAGCTAATGGTGCAGCTTGTTTTCCCTTCCCACAAATCCAATAGATACCCTTATTCCACAGGTGAAAGACATGGAAGGAGGTGTGGGAGGTGATTGGGCTCTGCCAGATAACCTACACCCAGAAGCCAAAGAGCAAACCAAGCAATGAACTTGCATAGACTCCTCCATACTATGCAACGTCCCTCCCCTGAAATAGTTATAATAAAGCTATAGCTTTTAATATATGGATTGCTGTGTAACAGTCATGTTGTAACACAGGACATCTTGGTACAAGACTTACCCTCTTCAGCCTTATTATTATTACATGAGATGTTAAGCAAATGCAGGATCACAATCTGTTCTGAGACCCATGCATAACAATACATAACAGCAAAGATGTTAGAAAAGCTCTAACAAAGTCTTGTTTCCTTGCTTTATAAGCCTAAAAAGAAGCGTATTGTATCAACAAGCATTAATTTCCAGCCAGAGTACCTGATGTAAGTGTATATATTTTTCCAATGGAATCTTTCAACCAAATTAGATTGCTATTTGCTTCAATTAAAAACCagtttattcataaacaggaaaACGTTTTAAAAATGAGGCTAAAATACAAGGCATATATTCTCTCCTTGTACTGAATAGCTGCATTCTGATTGCCTATCACTCTACTGTTACAACTGGTTATGTCTGCATTTATTGGTGTAACAAATGTATTCCCCAAATACAGGACTGTTAACATGTATCCCTAGCActgccaactttctattggcacaaaactgaacaccttagcccctcccccgcacactacattccccctccctcagtggctcactctcccccaccctcactttcactgggctggggcagggagttggggtgtgggagagggtaagggctctaactgggggtgtgggctctggggtggggccagaaatgaggggtgcaggaagggggctctgggctgggggaggggtgcaggctctggctggggatgaggggtttggtgtgcagggggggctccaggctggagccgAAGGATTCGGAataggggagggggctgcaggttggggtgtgggctctgggctggggctgaggggtttagggtgcaggagggagcctgagtttgggggggctcagggctgtggcttgGGGTTGAGATGTgggcttacctcaagtggctcgtGGTGAAtggcacagtggggtggggggctaaaGCAGGCTTCCTGTCTGTCCTGGGGCACTGtactgtgccctggaagtggccagcaggtccagctcctaggtggtggggggcaggagtcTCCGTAGCACATGCTTCTCTCGCCTGGAGgcaccaccccccagctcccatgcagagccagtgctcagggcagggtcagcgcatggagccccgtcggcccctccccccccctccccccgcctaggagctggatctgctggatgcttctggggcacagcccAGTGtcacctggtcaccctatgtatCCAACTTCTTGGAATGTGTGACTGAACTAGTAAAATAAGATGAGAAATACCAGTTACAGGAGTTAACCTTAATTTATTAAAGAACAGCTAATGACATTTATAGATATCTTTATTAAAAGAGGGCAGTAATGTTTCTGTAGCCATTACATTGCTTTCAAGTGCCAATCTCAGATAATGGGTTTAAAAGGCCACCATTCACTCaatgaagtaaaaataaaatgagaacttTCATAAAACACCATGCCCAACTTTTAAAGCATATAATCAGATACATTTCCATTGGGTTATAAATAGCAACAGAATATGCTCTTCAAAGGCCTGCCCTTGCAAGGAACAGACAATCCCCAATGCCCTTTGAAAACGATGGTGTTTGGGGATACTCAGCACACTATAGGACTGGTCTTCCTATAGCTACCATCTTTGATGTCTGTGTTGTGTTCTCTAACTCTGGTATCAAATTTATAATTCTCCCTACAGGTTTTCCATAAGGGAGTGTTTATGCTTCAGTAAGTATGCAAGCAGTAATTTAATGTCCTCACTGCTTTACAATACTGAGAGCTAAATACTGTAAACCAATCCAAAATGAAAACCTTATGATAACTGACTCATTTCAAAGTAATGAATAATTAAAATGGTATTTGTGGAGTGACTTAAAAATAGCCCAAAATAAATTTGAACTACATATATGAGAACATCCAACTTTGGAAATATCTTTTAAGTTAAATCTTTAGCAGAAGATATTTTTCTATTTCAAGTTTATTTTCTTCCAGCCATGATCTTTAAATACTGTAATGCATTGTGAGCAGCATCGTTGTGAGCATTGCCCCAAGAAATCCCAGTACCATGGCAAACTGTGACTGGATTTGTTGAGAGTTCAGCAAGACATTGGTACTGTCCATTCACACTCAGCTCCTCTGAAATCAAATAAGCAAACAATGATTAGCTCAACATTACACCTTGTATAAGTTATTGCACAACTTCCCTTATTTCCCCCAAATTTTTCCAAGTGACATGTATTAAAATCACTTATACAACCACACTGACTTTTAGTCACTCATTACACAGAATTAATTTCCAAAACACTTATGGATGGAAAGTTTATGAAGGATAGGACAGAATGTTGACTATACTCTTGAATGATCCATCCACCTTTCTGTTCCTGCTGTGCGGCATGTATAGTTATTTTGCTAGTAACATTTGAAAGAATTATTGGAAATATTAACTGTGTAggtgtcaaatattttgcaaaattctaACTTTTAGAATAGCAGCTGTGCTAGATACTTGTAAATTAGTTACTAGATATCACTAAAATGTGAGCTAAGATTTTAATCAATCTTACCCTGCATTATCAAAGCTAACACTTTTTGGTACCATCATAATTTCTTATTAATCAGGACATCTCTATTTGGAGGTTAAGAATAGTATGTACATTGCCAAGTGTCTGTCTAGTCCAGACTGCATATATGTTTTTCATCTTAATAATGCAATAAAAAAAGAGTGGTATTAGATACCACACAAGATTGTATCTGCTTTTCCTAGTTACAAGGTTGTCACAACTCAAGTGGTGGTAACacaagggaggagggagaacatgagatttaaaaagagaaatgacAACCAGAATAacagaaaggaagggaaaatttACAATTCCAGCTAGATTCCAAACTTCTGAAATCATAGTAAGTGGGGATGTGAAAGTCTTTGGCTCTTAAGTTCATAGCCATATATAGTGCTCAGTGTTTGTCATGGAGGttgcggaagtcacagattccgctATCTCCATGATTTTTGCgggggccagtgtggctgaccccggGGCCACCCAaacatgtggctccagagccagctGGTCAGGTGGCCATGGGGACAGCTACCCTGGTCACTGCTAAAGTCACTCCGCAGCCAGACGCTGCAGCACTGGCCACTGCTCGGGCATCCCCGGGAAGCTAACCCTGGGGACTGCTTGAGaagtggctggtgcagctggctccAGGAACCGCCTGAGCAGTGGTCCCTGGGTGGCTGGTGCAGCCGCTGCTGGCAGTCCCCAGGCAGCTGGAATAGCCGCTTCCCTGGGCAGCCCCCAGCGCGGAGCCCGGGCTGCCGGTGCAGCCACTACCAGAGGCAGTGCCCGGGCAGCTGGTGCAGTCACTGCCGGCAGTCCTAGCAGCTGGTGCCATGCCTGccctcccccatgccccagcAGCAGTCCTGGCACCCCCCAGCAGTGACCCActtaagatttagtcatgggtatttttagtaaaattcatggacaggtcacaggcaatacaCAAATTCAcaggcccgtgacctgtccatgaattttactaaaaatacctgtgactaaatcatagccttagccATAAATAATCGAAAAATCTAGGCTTGGATGCCTCTGTAGTTATAGTAATTTAGGTTCCAATCAGACTCGTGGGCAAACCATGATTTCGGTAGAGCTGCATGTGAATTATATGCTCACATATATGAATTGCAGGCTTGGAGTCTTAGGGCAAAGTTTTCCTTTATGCTGTATGAGCAGAGCTGCCATTTAACATCACTGCATGTTTTGCTTAAGTGTGGCTCAGAGAGGAGGAATGTATCCTTCATGTATTACAATACTAACATACCTATATTCAAATATGTTATAACAAAACCTTGTTCTTCTGCAACTTCTCCAAGTAGTTGGACATAGTCTGTATTAGGAATACTGAGTGGACTTTTCTTCAGCAAGGTAATTTTTTCTTCGGATGAGTTCCTTAAGGCATCCCATGTGCATCCTAAATTATTTCCCATTTCATTTCCCTGAAAACATTTGAAGAGGGTTTAGATTTGTGTTTATATATTAATGCTGttcagcaacaaaaaaaaaaaagcatgcaaTATTCACTTTAATCtacaaaaacacagaaaatgcAAACTTCCACACAGCACCTTTAGATAGTGTGTCAGTGATTCCCAGCTTTTTTGTTCAACTGCCCCAGTGATGGACTGGTGCCTGACTGCCCGCTATCCTATTCCTTATGCTATGTTTTGGCCTGATTACAACTGTCTGTCTTTCTGCCTGTGTTCTCGCTGTCTcccattctttatttttaattttttcccctatatTTGCTCCTCTTCTCTCAACAAGCACACTCTGTGCCTTCTCCCTCTTTTCAGCCAACCTCAACTCTCCACTCCCTGTAAACTGGTCTGACCCTGTGTTCTATGCCTCTTGCATGGCTGCTTCCTCCACAGTGCCTGTTACAAGAAAGTGTGCAGACAATACCATTGAACGAAGTGATGTGTATTGCTGCTTGGGGAAAGCAAAGCATatgcagctgccagcagcagctgcctgatgGCCTCCTTGATACCCTAGATATGCCATGCAAATTTAGTGTGAACAAACCTAGTATATCCCAGAAGGTACACTTTAATAGGCCACCATGTcttgtatttttattatgtttcCCAATCACTTAAGTGGGCAAATACTTATATTTCACCAGCATGCGTTGTCTGTGTCAAggtattataatttattattgtaGTAAGCAAACAGATTCAAAAACACTACTCACTTATTTTACTTTTTGGACTTTATTTCCGCTCTCCCACTTTTTCAGATCCCTGCTCCCAGAACTCCCTTATGTTACTGGTCAAATAAAAATTATCCCTGTTTGATACCCTCATTTGACATTATGAAAAAGGATATCTACCTATAACATAcctctttttctccctcccaaAATAGCAGGATGGGTTATTTGAAGCCAATTAATAAGAGTAGCACAGAGAAAAATCCTACTTTTAACGGTGGCTGTCCTTATATAGTCTCTTCCACCAATGTCCTATTAATAATCTGATGCAAAATTTGGATGATAGCCCAGAGCTTTTGGGTCCATCTAGAAATAGGAACATGGCATAAAACTTTGTGATAATGAAAGTGTCTGACGATATTTTGTTAGTTTTGTCATTGTTTGAATTGTCTGACAGGATTTATGGCACTTATGCTGCTCTGCCCATTACTTACTAAGGAAATATTGATGCTATCTGGAGGGAACCTGTGGAATTTGGCAAGTAATTTTTCAGCAGCATTTCGCTTTGCTAGTTTCTTAGATGTCCCAGTCCCTgcataaagaaacaaaaccaaacagtATTAACACAAGAAAAATGCATGGAGGTGGACTTAGTGGCTCAGAGGACAGATAATTCATCTGTAGGTTGCTGGTTCAAATTTACCATAAACAGTAAGAAATAAATTGTTACTATCTGACTGCTGTTTGAAGGCTTATGTGAAATAAACTGACTTCAATCCTGTTGCTAGTGGACTAGCATTGGGGGCACATTGCTGCAACACTGAGTTCCTGAATTACTACAGCTTGTTGATTATCCAATCTGTAGAtaagcagaatttggtctttaGATGTGTTTGGGTTCCACAAATAGATTCActattataaaacattttaaataatatctTGACACAAACACTCTTGCAGCTTACTTACTCTTACTCACATTTTCCTTCTTTTGAAAGAATTGTAATACAATTGAAAGGTACTTAGTTAAGAGAACAGAAGCCTTCTATTAGTACTCAGAACAGGTAGAAGATGTGAAATTGTGCAAGTTTTCACATTGTTCTTCCAGAATAAGTCAGTTATAAACTGAAGGGATCACCTCCTGTAGTGAAAGACTTCAGTCTATAAGTCCAGTTAATCCTGGGACACTCTGCCAATATTGGTGCTAGTTAATAATTGCAATGGTAATGGTTTTCTGATGGAGGATACCTGTTCACTAAGAACTAGACTAAAATCAACTCACTTCATGTAGACCACCAAAGAGACATCAGATAGCAACATTTTGATCATTAGCTACCTGTTTAGGGGTTAAATGGGTGACCCAAATCATTGAGCAATCCACCTGACTTGAATTCAATCTGCAAGTCTCCCTGTAAATGCAATATTGTTAACCACTGATGGTTACAGGTATTCAGGTTCCTAGAGAATTTGTCTGATCTAGTCTTATGAAGTACACTAAGGAAACAGGGTTTAGAATgtattttatagtaatttaaagAGCAGGATTCTCCCATAGACTCCATTAAAAGAAAGTAAACCTCCAATTTCTCAGCTGTAAGATAACACATTAAGCATTTAAAAACTTAGGGCCAGATACAGTTATTTGCCTCTATGATTACTACTGAGCTTCAAAGCTGGAGGTTAATACCTGTTCTGAGGAGGAAGATTCAGTGTCTTGCACTAAGTATTTCAAACTGCTTCCTCTCCTCACCAACCCCTTCCCATAACTTCTCAAAGCCTAAATTCTATATCAGAATGTCACTAAGCACAACCAGGGAGTCCTCCCCTCCAccaaaaaattacaaaacaatCTCATTTGAGGATGGGTTATTTGCAGCTAACCAAATGCTGGTCACTAGGTTGGAAAGGCTGGTCAAGAATAACTTTACAGTTACAAGTATAGAATTTGCTCAAGAGTTTACAAGGGAGTTAAGTACCAATGCAAAATTTTTGCAGGTTCTTCAACATACATAATGCATGAATGTCATTCAGCAAATACTTGTTGAAATAGAACTACTATGTATTTGCACAGTATGTTGCTAACTTCAAATGGAATATTTTACTTCAATACACTGGGAGGTATCATTCAACAATTTCTGTTGCATTGAGAAATGTTTTAGATGCAACATTTAAATAGCTTGATTTACAGTCTTATGTACAAACACTATTTAGGATATCAGTGCAATGTATTCGCGCATTCTCTTGCCAATTTCGAGGTAATAGGACAGAACTGTCATGCAGAATATCACTTATCCTAATATTTAAAAGCACTGCAAGTCTGTATTTTCAAAGTTAACACCATAGCTTCCAGCATTTTCAAGTTAAATaatggaacattttttttaaaatggtctctTCCTTAATGTTAGGgaactgaaaatgtatcctcactGTCCAAAGGTTAATAGCAAATATTTTAAGAGTGCCAATGATGCATTTTGTATGTCatgaatttgctttaaaaaagaacCGATAGGTACaatattaagatttttaaatgggggggagggagcccaACACTCACAATTCATTAGGGACTGCTATGGAAACTGACCACATTCTAAATTTGCTACGTTttgtgttgatttaaaaaaaaaaaaaaatatatatatatatacatatataccaGTTTCTACAAACGTTTCTATTCTGCAAGTCATTGTAAACTCTCGCTTGTGAGGAGGCCCCGATTCATGTGCAAGTGAATATTCAGGAAGTCTCCATCCCTTCTGAACAGCCAGTTCCTAGAGAAACAGAAGTTAGACCTGACTAATAAAAAAAgattctgctttgttctgtctctaAACATCTCATTCAAACAGCTACCACCACTGCTTAGCAAAACTCATCGGTCCATATTTCAAACACATTTACCGCCAtaacactgaaaatatttcagtaatagcTTGAAGAGCACAATATATTGATGTGGGAAAACACAAGGATATAAGTTACCTAAAAGGACACTTTTACCAGAAGTCAAAGTactgtgtccacacatctattcaggggacaccatcatagggcctgatcacaatcaaccacactatcagaggctcgttcacctgcacatctaccaatgtgatatatgccatcatgtgccagcaatgcccctctgccatgtacattggtcagactgaacagtctctacgtaaaagaataaatggacacaaatcagatgtcaagaattataacattcaaaaaccagtcggagaacacttcaatctctttggtcagttgattacagacctaaaagttgcaattcttcaaaaaaaaccttcaaaaacagacttcaaggagagactgctgaattggaattaatttgcaaactggatacaattaaattaggcttaaatagagactaggagtggatgggtcattacacaaagtaaaactatttccccttgcttatttccaccccccactgttcctcagacgttcttgtcaactgctggaaatggcccaccttgattatcactacaaaaggtgcccccccccccattctcctgctggtaatagctcaccttaagtgatcactctctccttacagtgtgtatggtaacacccattgtttcatgttctctatgtatataaatctccccactgtattttccactgaatgcatccgatgaagtgagctgtagctcacgaaagcttatgctcaaataaaattgttagtctctaaggtgccacaagtactccgtttctttttacgaatacagactaacatggctgctactctgaaacgtgttcTGTTCTGGTATTTGCCAATACTAGCAGcacatgtaaaaaaaaccccaaaacactagTAAGTTACATTTTAAAGAGCTGTGTTAGCCTAAAACCCTGTCTAAAAATGAAAAGACATAGGGTGGTTTTGTAGGGTGTCTGATCCTCAGCACTCACGCTTCAGGCTGGCAGGATTTAGAGTGCCATGTAAGAGAGATGGACCTGGTCCTGTTCAGAAAAGTTAAAAACCAGCTTGAATCTCAGCTGTTTAGTCAAACTTGAAACTTTAAGCCTTGACTAAGTGCCAATTCCTTCTTTAATCATTCTGAGCTATTAATTTCAAttctttttatttcatattttaatatgaTTATCCAAATTATAGTACTGATTTGGCAAGGCCAGCCTGCTTAAAATAGAGAATCAATTAACAAAACTAGTGACTGAACATATCACATCATGCAATACTGTACCAAcagcattaaaataaaaacatagctCCAGAGTAATCATGTGGTCAGTGAGTTTTTCTTTTTGACCTGGTAGTAAGACATGCCTTTCAACTAAAGTTTCTATGTTATATCTCTTGAAGAGCAGAATGGTACataaactgaatattttaaagcAGATGAAAgggctgtgagtgtgtgtgagagaaaaacaATTTGACTACATTTATTTGTCTTTAAAAACAATGGTCAAGAAATGTGTCTTCAAGGATTTATTCATTAATGAAAACTGTTGTTGTTAAGGGAAGTGCATGTCTTAAGCTAAGTTTTCTGTACCTTTCCACCTTAAATATGtctatggggaaaaaattaaacaaaagcaCCCAAATCTCATGTCCAGTAGGCGACTTTCAGGTTTTGATTCTTACTTACAACTAGTCATTGGTGAACCATGAGATTCTTCAGAGCCATGCAAGTAAACTTAGGtcaaaacactgcaaacagtttCACTTAATATGAAACCCCGTCAAACTCAATGAGACTACTTATGCTTAAAGCACATGCAAAACTGTCTTCAGGGTTGGTGTCTGGGCTCAATCCCTCAAGGAATTGAGCACTCTAGCCCCAATCCAGCAAGGTATATGTGGCTGAGTACTTTGTTGGATTGGAGGCAGAGCACACAGCACTCTGTATTTAGACCTCCAGGGTTCACCCTACAGTGTTATAACTTTAGCACTTAGTATCACAGTTAATACACACATGCATTAAATGTTTCATATGAAAATGCCAAACAAAGCAGACATGAAACATTATTTAAATGGGAAGATTTTGTACATAACATTCTGTTCCCCTTCTTCCATAAACACTCTAAATTTCAGAAATACAGAACACCTTAAATTCATCAGAACACATTAAAAATAATCCTCTAAATATGTTGTCTATGGGTCTCCAATTTCAACCAGCTTtgtgaacattttaaagaaaatcttaTAGTATAGGAAGCCAAATTTTCATGTCTAAATCTGTTCACACCATGTTTTTATTTTGACAGTATTAACTGGATTTAAGCATACTTATAACAGTAAAGTTAGTTACATACACATTTCATATTCTTACTACTGCTGGCTCTCTACATGCTTTCCTGCAGTGAACAAAATTagttgttgctcttttctgaccTGTACTACTTGCTCTGGGCTGTCTATGCTGCTTTCTgtaactacaaaaaaaaaaaaaaaaaaaagttcaaaaagtAGCTAGCTGCTAGTTTAGTTTCTAAGAaccagaatatattttaaattcagGCTTATCCAATATTCATTTCTTGTAAGGAACATTTTTATACACATACCTGAACTATATAGCATGATGGTCTTAAAATGCAAAAAAGGTTACATCTTACCTGTAATGTACCTATAGGATTGGTCTGATTTTGTGGTTGCTTTGGAGAATCTGGAACTATGGAGTCTGGCACTGAAAGACTAAAatagtttaactttttttttttaaactgacaattTTAAGTTAAAACTGCTTAAGAGGGACATAAATTAGGCACTAATCCATTAATAACCTATGCACCCAATCCTCTAAACACTAATGCATATACTTAATTTTAcacgtgagtagtcccattgaaatctttGCATGATTAGTGTCCAAGGCTAAATCTCCATCTTCTCACGTGTTGAAAATACTATATCGTAATTATTTGagatttaaaactttagagccagaTACACCTGATATTAATGTGTCCCCTGGCAACTTGtggatatttattttaaacatgtcATTTTCTCTCTTCCATGGCTGTGTGtgtcggggaggggaggggaggagaaccaCACAAATAGCGGATTGACCAGTTATACAgagaaaatagtaaaaactgaataTATATGCGgtgccttttattattattattattatttattattatactataatcatgtaatttttttgttaaagaatgtTTTTGATGTAAAAGCCACCTATATAAGTGCTTCAAATTATACAGTACACTATCATGCAACAGAAATAGCACCTGAAAAAATACATTAGCCCCACTTCATCTTAGACAGTTTCACTAGGAAAAGAATGAAATACAAGAATCCAGATTACAGAAAAGGTAACATTAGaaagtttgagagagagagtcagTTTTTAGACTTAAATTAGAAAAGactttcctcaaaaagaaaatgaagtctTCCAACTGCTGAACTgacagtatttttttattttattttttttggtcttcAGAGCTTCTTTGAATGCCATTTTTAGAGCAGCAATGAAATTTTGTGCAGTACAATACAGCAACACCTAACTCACCCAATACTTGGATTTCCTTTCAAAACATTCAAGGCAGCTTCTGCAGCTCTGTGTTTTGCAATCTTCTTGCTATGGCCTTCACCTGTATTAAAATAGACAATCTGATATCCCTAAAgcatgagaggctgagggaatctAGGGTGGGTTATACAGTATCAGAGGgagacatgggggtggggggagaataagAGCAGAATTCTATATAACCAAAATAGAACACTCctctggaattgaacccagaagtcctgagtcTGTATCCGTGGGTTGTCAGCAAATAGCTCTGAAACCCACTGGCACAGTGTTTCTCATCTCCCCCTAGTGGTACTCCAGAGGAT
This window contains:
- the PRKRA gene encoding interferon-inducible double-stranded RNA-dependent protein kinase activator A translates to MSQESFPAATQQSPEAEDEPRSLEEMIVAKPGKTPIQLLHEYGTKAGIAPEYNFEKAEGQVHLPSFTFKVTVGEITGTGEGHSKKIAKHRAAEAALNVLKGNPSIGLSVPDSIVPDSPKQPQNQTNPIGTLQELAVQKGWRLPEYSLAHESGPPHKREFTMTCRIETFVETGTGTSKKLAKRNAAEKLLAKFHRFPPDSINISLGNEMGNNLGCTWDALRNSSEEKITLLKKSPLSIPNTDYVQLLGEVAEEQGFVITYLNIEELSVNGQYQCLAELSTNPVTVCHGTGISWGNAHNDAAHNALQYLKIMAGRK